Proteins co-encoded in one Zalophus californianus isolate mZalCal1 chromosome 9, mZalCal1.pri.v2, whole genome shotgun sequence genomic window:
- the ACVRL1 gene encoding serine/threonine-protein kinase receptor R3 isoform X3 — translation MTLDAPRRGLLMLLMALGLTHGDPVKPSRGPLVTCTCESPHCRGPTCQGAWCTVVLVREEGRRPQEHRGCGSLHEELCRGRPTEFVSHYCCYSSLCNHNVSLVLEATQIPPEQPKVDGQLPLILGPVLALLALVVLGALGLWHVRRRQEKQRGLHSELGESSLILKASEQGDSMLGDLLDSDCTTGSGSGLPFLVQRTVARQVALVECVGKGRYGEVWRGLWHGESVAVKIFSSRDEQSWFRETEIYNTVLLRHDNILGFIASDMTSRNSSTQLWLITHYHEHGSLYDFLQRQTLEPQLALRLAVSAACGLAHLHVEIFGTQGKPAIAHRDLKSRNVLVKSNLQCCIADLGLAVMHSQGSDYLDIGNNPRVGTKRYMAPEVLEEQIRTDCFESYKWTDIWAFGLVLWEIARRTIVNGIVEDYKPPFYDVVPNDPSFEDMKKVVCVDQQTPTIPNRLAADPVLSGLAQMMRECWYPNPSARLTALRIKKTLQKLSNGLEKPKVIH, via the exons ATGACCTTGGACGCCCCCAGGAGAGGCCTTCTGATGCTCCTGATGGCCTTGGGCCTGACCCACG GCGACCCCGTGAAGCCGTCTCGGGGCCCGCTGGTGACCTGCACCTGTGAGAGCCCACACTGCAGGGGGCCTACCTGCCAGGGGGCCTGGTGCACGGTCGTGCTGGTGCGGGAGGAGGGCCGACGGCCCCAGGAGCACCGGGGCTGTGGGAGCCTGCACGAGGAGCTGTGCCGGGGGCGCCCCACCGAGTTCGTCAGCCACTACTGCTGCTACAGCTCCCTGTGCAACCACAACGTGTCCCTGGTGCTGGAGG CCACCCAGATTCCTCCGGAGCAGCCAAAGGTAGATGGCCAGCTGCCTCTGATCCTGGGCCCCGTGCTGGCCTTGTTGGCCCTAGTGGTCCTGGGTGCCCTGGGCCTGTGGCATGTCCGGCGGAGGCAGGAGAAGCAGCGGGGCCTGCACAGCGAGCTGGGCGAGTCCAGCCTCATCCTGAAGGCATCCGAGCAGGGGGACAGCATGCTGGGG GATCTCCTGGACAGTGACTGCACCACGGGCAGCGGCTCAGGACTCCCCTTCCTGGTGCAAAGGACAGTGGCACGACAAGTGGCCCTTGTGGAGTGTGTAG GCAAGGGCCGCTATGGCGAGGTGTGGCGTGGCCTGTGGCATGGTGAGAGCGTGGCCGTCAAGATCTTCTCTTCGAGGGATGAACAGTCCTGGTTCCGGGAGACCGAGATCTACAATACAGTGCTGCTCAGACACGACAACATTCTAG GCTTTATTGCCTCCGACATGACTTCGCGCAACTCGAGCACGCAGCTGTGGCTCATCACGCACTACCACGAGCACGGCTCACTCTATGACTTCCTGCAGAGGCAGACACTGGAGCCCCAGCTGGCCCTCAGGCTGGCTGTGTCAGCCGCCTGCGGCCTGGCTCACCTGCACGTGGAGATCTTCGGCACGCAGGGCAAGCCGGCCATTGCCCACCGAGACCTCAAAAGCCGCAACGTGCTGGTCAAGAGCAACCTGCAGTGCTGCATCGCCGACCTGG GCCTGGCTGTGATGCACTCCCAGGGTAGTGATTACCTGGACATCGGCAACAACCCGCGAGTGGGCACCAAGCGGTACATGGCCCCCGAGGTGCTGGAAGAGCAGATCCGCACTGACTGCTTCGAGTCCTACAAGTGGACAGACATCTGGGCCTTTGGCCTGGTGCTGTGGGAGATTGCCCGTCGGACCATTGTCAACG GCATCGTGGAGGACTACAAGCCACCCTTCTATGATGTGGTGCCCAATGATCCCAGCTTCGAGGACATGAAGAAGGTGGTGTGTGTTGATCAGCAGACCCCCACCATCCCCAACCGGCTGGCTGCAGACCCG GTGCTCTCAGGCCTGGCTCAGATGATGCGGGAGTGCTGGTACCCCAACCCCTCTGCCCGCCTCACTGCGCTGCGGATCAAGAAGACACTGCAGAAGCTCAGCAACGGTCTTGAGAAGCCCAAAGTGATTCACTAG
- the ACVRL1 gene encoding serine/threonine-protein kinase receptor R3 isoform X2 translates to MCISDEALPAIRMHNKVGTMTLDAPRRGLLMLLMALGLTHGDPVKPSRGPLVTCTCESPHCRGPTCQGAWCTVVLVREEGRRPQEHRGCGSLHEELCRGRPTEFVSHYCCYSSLCNHNVSLVLEATQIPPEQPKVDGQLPLILGPVLALLALVVLGALGLWHVRRRQEKQRGLHSELGESSLILKASEQGDSMLGDLLDSDCTTGSGSGLPFLVQRTVARQVALVECVGKGRYGEVWRGLWHGESVAVKIFSSRDEQSWFRETEIYNTVLLRHDNILGFIASDMTSRNSSTQLWLITHYHEHGSLYDFLQRQTLEPQLALRLAVSAACGLAHLHVEIFGTQGKPAIAHRDLKSRNVLVKSNLQCCIADLGLAVMHSQGSDYLDIGNNPRVGTKRYMAPEVLEEQIRTDCFESYKWTDIWAFGLVLWEIARRTIVNGIVEDYKPPFYDVVPNDPSFEDMKKVVCVDQQTPTIPNRLAADPVLSGLAQMMRECWYPNPSARLTALRIKKTLQKLSNGLEKPKVIH, encoded by the exons ATGTGCATTTCTGACGAAGCGCTTCCAGCGATTCGGATGCATAATAAAGTAG GGACCATGACCTTGGACGCCCCCAGGAGAGGCCTTCTGATGCTCCTGATGGCCTTGGGCCTGACCCACG GCGACCCCGTGAAGCCGTCTCGGGGCCCGCTGGTGACCTGCACCTGTGAGAGCCCACACTGCAGGGGGCCTACCTGCCAGGGGGCCTGGTGCACGGTCGTGCTGGTGCGGGAGGAGGGCCGACGGCCCCAGGAGCACCGGGGCTGTGGGAGCCTGCACGAGGAGCTGTGCCGGGGGCGCCCCACCGAGTTCGTCAGCCACTACTGCTGCTACAGCTCCCTGTGCAACCACAACGTGTCCCTGGTGCTGGAGG CCACCCAGATTCCTCCGGAGCAGCCAAAGGTAGATGGCCAGCTGCCTCTGATCCTGGGCCCCGTGCTGGCCTTGTTGGCCCTAGTGGTCCTGGGTGCCCTGGGCCTGTGGCATGTCCGGCGGAGGCAGGAGAAGCAGCGGGGCCTGCACAGCGAGCTGGGCGAGTCCAGCCTCATCCTGAAGGCATCCGAGCAGGGGGACAGCATGCTGGGG GATCTCCTGGACAGTGACTGCACCACGGGCAGCGGCTCAGGACTCCCCTTCCTGGTGCAAAGGACAGTGGCACGACAAGTGGCCCTTGTGGAGTGTGTAG GCAAGGGCCGCTATGGCGAGGTGTGGCGTGGCCTGTGGCATGGTGAGAGCGTGGCCGTCAAGATCTTCTCTTCGAGGGATGAACAGTCCTGGTTCCGGGAGACCGAGATCTACAATACAGTGCTGCTCAGACACGACAACATTCTAG GCTTTATTGCCTCCGACATGACTTCGCGCAACTCGAGCACGCAGCTGTGGCTCATCACGCACTACCACGAGCACGGCTCACTCTATGACTTCCTGCAGAGGCAGACACTGGAGCCCCAGCTGGCCCTCAGGCTGGCTGTGTCAGCCGCCTGCGGCCTGGCTCACCTGCACGTGGAGATCTTCGGCACGCAGGGCAAGCCGGCCATTGCCCACCGAGACCTCAAAAGCCGCAACGTGCTGGTCAAGAGCAACCTGCAGTGCTGCATCGCCGACCTGG GCCTGGCTGTGATGCACTCCCAGGGTAGTGATTACCTGGACATCGGCAACAACCCGCGAGTGGGCACCAAGCGGTACATGGCCCCCGAGGTGCTGGAAGAGCAGATCCGCACTGACTGCTTCGAGTCCTACAAGTGGACAGACATCTGGGCCTTTGGCCTGGTGCTGTGGGAGATTGCCCGTCGGACCATTGTCAACG GCATCGTGGAGGACTACAAGCCACCCTTCTATGATGTGGTGCCCAATGATCCCAGCTTCGAGGACATGAAGAAGGTGGTGTGTGTTGATCAGCAGACCCCCACCATCCCCAACCGGCTGGCTGCAGACCCG GTGCTCTCAGGCCTGGCTCAGATGATGCGGGAGTGCTGGTACCCCAACCCCTCTGCCCGCCTCACTGCGCTGCGGATCAAGAAGACACTGCAGAAGCTCAGCAACGGTCTTGAGAAGCCCAAAGTGATTCACTAG
- the ACVRL1 gene encoding serine/threonine-protein kinase receptor R3 isoform X1, with translation MISVFTSKQTRIGHPAMTTALCNLLLSAKPTCSFSSFEGLTEHPRNGGRKCPRTMTLDAPRRGLLMLLMALGLTHGDPVKPSRGPLVTCTCESPHCRGPTCQGAWCTVVLVREEGRRPQEHRGCGSLHEELCRGRPTEFVSHYCCYSSLCNHNVSLVLEATQIPPEQPKVDGQLPLILGPVLALLALVVLGALGLWHVRRRQEKQRGLHSELGESSLILKASEQGDSMLGDLLDSDCTTGSGSGLPFLVQRTVARQVALVECVGKGRYGEVWRGLWHGESVAVKIFSSRDEQSWFRETEIYNTVLLRHDNILGFIASDMTSRNSSTQLWLITHYHEHGSLYDFLQRQTLEPQLALRLAVSAACGLAHLHVEIFGTQGKPAIAHRDLKSRNVLVKSNLQCCIADLGLAVMHSQGSDYLDIGNNPRVGTKRYMAPEVLEEQIRTDCFESYKWTDIWAFGLVLWEIARRTIVNGIVEDYKPPFYDVVPNDPSFEDMKKVVCVDQQTPTIPNRLAADPVLSGLAQMMRECWYPNPSARLTALRIKKTLQKLSNGLEKPKVIH, from the exons ATGATTTCTGTCTTCACATCTAAACAAACCCGCATCGGGCACCCAGCGATGACAACAGCTCTGTGCAATCTGTTACTGTCCGCAAAACCCActtgctctttctcctcctttgagGGACTcactgaacacccaagaaatggAGGCAGAAAATGTCCAA GGACCATGACCTTGGACGCCCCCAGGAGAGGCCTTCTGATGCTCCTGATGGCCTTGGGCCTGACCCACG GCGACCCCGTGAAGCCGTCTCGGGGCCCGCTGGTGACCTGCACCTGTGAGAGCCCACACTGCAGGGGGCCTACCTGCCAGGGGGCCTGGTGCACGGTCGTGCTGGTGCGGGAGGAGGGCCGACGGCCCCAGGAGCACCGGGGCTGTGGGAGCCTGCACGAGGAGCTGTGCCGGGGGCGCCCCACCGAGTTCGTCAGCCACTACTGCTGCTACAGCTCCCTGTGCAACCACAACGTGTCCCTGGTGCTGGAGG CCACCCAGATTCCTCCGGAGCAGCCAAAGGTAGATGGCCAGCTGCCTCTGATCCTGGGCCCCGTGCTGGCCTTGTTGGCCCTAGTGGTCCTGGGTGCCCTGGGCCTGTGGCATGTCCGGCGGAGGCAGGAGAAGCAGCGGGGCCTGCACAGCGAGCTGGGCGAGTCCAGCCTCATCCTGAAGGCATCCGAGCAGGGGGACAGCATGCTGGGG GATCTCCTGGACAGTGACTGCACCACGGGCAGCGGCTCAGGACTCCCCTTCCTGGTGCAAAGGACAGTGGCACGACAAGTGGCCCTTGTGGAGTGTGTAG GCAAGGGCCGCTATGGCGAGGTGTGGCGTGGCCTGTGGCATGGTGAGAGCGTGGCCGTCAAGATCTTCTCTTCGAGGGATGAACAGTCCTGGTTCCGGGAGACCGAGATCTACAATACAGTGCTGCTCAGACACGACAACATTCTAG GCTTTATTGCCTCCGACATGACTTCGCGCAACTCGAGCACGCAGCTGTGGCTCATCACGCACTACCACGAGCACGGCTCACTCTATGACTTCCTGCAGAGGCAGACACTGGAGCCCCAGCTGGCCCTCAGGCTGGCTGTGTCAGCCGCCTGCGGCCTGGCTCACCTGCACGTGGAGATCTTCGGCACGCAGGGCAAGCCGGCCATTGCCCACCGAGACCTCAAAAGCCGCAACGTGCTGGTCAAGAGCAACCTGCAGTGCTGCATCGCCGACCTGG GCCTGGCTGTGATGCACTCCCAGGGTAGTGATTACCTGGACATCGGCAACAACCCGCGAGTGGGCACCAAGCGGTACATGGCCCCCGAGGTGCTGGAAGAGCAGATCCGCACTGACTGCTTCGAGTCCTACAAGTGGACAGACATCTGGGCCTTTGGCCTGGTGCTGTGGGAGATTGCCCGTCGGACCATTGTCAACG GCATCGTGGAGGACTACAAGCCACCCTTCTATGATGTGGTGCCCAATGATCCCAGCTTCGAGGACATGAAGAAGGTGGTGTGTGTTGATCAGCAGACCCCCACCATCCCCAACCGGCTGGCTGCAGACCCG GTGCTCTCAGGCCTGGCTCAGATGATGCGGGAGTGCTGGTACCCCAACCCCTCTGCCCGCCTCACTGCGCTGCGGATCAAGAAGACACTGCAGAAGCTCAGCAACGGTCTTGAGAAGCCCAAAGTGATTCACTAG
- the ACVRL1 gene encoding serine/threonine-protein kinase receptor R3 isoform X4 yields MTLDAPRRGLLMLLMALGLTHATQIPPEQPKVDGQLPLILGPVLALLALVVLGALGLWHVRRRQEKQRGLHSELGESSLILKASEQGDSMLGDLLDSDCTTGSGSGLPFLVQRTVARQVALVECVGKGRYGEVWRGLWHGESVAVKIFSSRDEQSWFRETEIYNTVLLRHDNILGFIASDMTSRNSSTQLWLITHYHEHGSLYDFLQRQTLEPQLALRLAVSAACGLAHLHVEIFGTQGKPAIAHRDLKSRNVLVKSNLQCCIADLGLAVMHSQGSDYLDIGNNPRVGTKRYMAPEVLEEQIRTDCFESYKWTDIWAFGLVLWEIARRTIVNGIVEDYKPPFYDVVPNDPSFEDMKKVVCVDQQTPTIPNRLAADPVLSGLAQMMRECWYPNPSARLTALRIKKTLQKLSNGLEKPKVIH; encoded by the exons ATGACCTTGGACGCCCCCAGGAGAGGCCTTCTGATGCTCCTGATGGCCTTGGGCCTGACCCACG CCACCCAGATTCCTCCGGAGCAGCCAAAGGTAGATGGCCAGCTGCCTCTGATCCTGGGCCCCGTGCTGGCCTTGTTGGCCCTAGTGGTCCTGGGTGCCCTGGGCCTGTGGCATGTCCGGCGGAGGCAGGAGAAGCAGCGGGGCCTGCACAGCGAGCTGGGCGAGTCCAGCCTCATCCTGAAGGCATCCGAGCAGGGGGACAGCATGCTGGGG GATCTCCTGGACAGTGACTGCACCACGGGCAGCGGCTCAGGACTCCCCTTCCTGGTGCAAAGGACAGTGGCACGACAAGTGGCCCTTGTGGAGTGTGTAG GCAAGGGCCGCTATGGCGAGGTGTGGCGTGGCCTGTGGCATGGTGAGAGCGTGGCCGTCAAGATCTTCTCTTCGAGGGATGAACAGTCCTGGTTCCGGGAGACCGAGATCTACAATACAGTGCTGCTCAGACACGACAACATTCTAG GCTTTATTGCCTCCGACATGACTTCGCGCAACTCGAGCACGCAGCTGTGGCTCATCACGCACTACCACGAGCACGGCTCACTCTATGACTTCCTGCAGAGGCAGACACTGGAGCCCCAGCTGGCCCTCAGGCTGGCTGTGTCAGCCGCCTGCGGCCTGGCTCACCTGCACGTGGAGATCTTCGGCACGCAGGGCAAGCCGGCCATTGCCCACCGAGACCTCAAAAGCCGCAACGTGCTGGTCAAGAGCAACCTGCAGTGCTGCATCGCCGACCTGG GCCTGGCTGTGATGCACTCCCAGGGTAGTGATTACCTGGACATCGGCAACAACCCGCGAGTGGGCACCAAGCGGTACATGGCCCCCGAGGTGCTGGAAGAGCAGATCCGCACTGACTGCTTCGAGTCCTACAAGTGGACAGACATCTGGGCCTTTGGCCTGGTGCTGTGGGAGATTGCCCGTCGGACCATTGTCAACG GCATCGTGGAGGACTACAAGCCACCCTTCTATGATGTGGTGCCCAATGATCCCAGCTTCGAGGACATGAAGAAGGTGGTGTGTGTTGATCAGCAGACCCCCACCATCCCCAACCGGCTGGCTGCAGACCCG GTGCTCTCAGGCCTGGCTCAGATGATGCGGGAGTGCTGGTACCCCAACCCCTCTGCCCGCCTCACTGCGCTGCGGATCAAGAAGACACTGCAGAAGCTCAGCAACGGTCTTGAGAAGCCCAAAGTGATTCACTAG